In Candidatus Moanabacter tarae, the genomic stretch ATCCAGCTAATGATCATGGCCAACGAGGGCTGCCCGGTTGAAGCCGTAGGCGATGATGGGGATTAAAGAGTTCTAAGGGATTGTGTCTCCTTTCGATAGCAACCTTGGATTTCCAGCAATACAGACCAGATAGCTCACTGGGCTTACAACGACCCACCACCAGGGCCAAGCGATCGGGGTGAGATCGAACCAACGCGGCAAGGTATAGGGTTGCAGGAGAAGAACAAGGAAGCATCCTATCACGAGAGCAATAATGACGCTTTGGGAATTTCCTCTCTTCGTAAAGATCGCGGCTGAGAATATACCCAGAAGAGGAGCATTGGCGAATGCCATTACCCCGAGGGCAAAGTCAATCAGGGTTTTGCTACCCATTGATTGGAGGTAAACGGCGAGAACAGCGAAGAGAATCAGCAATATTCCCATTAAGACGACTGCAGTTCGTGGTGCAGAAAGTGACAAAGAGAAGGCATGGAGGTCCCCTCGCGAATTGCTTTTCGATAGATTTAGTTCAGTGCGAAGCAGAACCTTTTTCTTCCAAGGTTCGTACAGGTCCGCCAGGACGCTGCTGGCCATAGCGTTGACAGCAGAATCGAAGCTGCTCATGGCGGCGGCGAGGAGGCCTGCCATGGCAAGGCCTTTCAACCCTACAGGCAAGTGGTTGAGGATAAAATACGGAAAGACACCCTTCGTATCCTCCAGAAAATCAAAAGGAGCTTCACACCCCATTAAATCAGGACGGCCGTAGTAAATCGAGAGAAGGAGTCCGATGAAGAGAAAAAGACAAACGACTGGTATCCCAACCAGGATTGAAATGATCAAGGACCGACCCGCTTCATGGGAGCCTCGGGTTGTGAGCATTCTTTGAACCATGTCCTGGTCAACGCTGTAGGCGGAGGTGGACACAAATGTTGAGGCAATAATCCCCGTCCAGATTGTGAAAGAGAGATCGAGCTGAAAGCGAAAATCGAGGATCCTAAGTTTATCCTGCCCTTGGTAATCTCTCAGGACAGCGTAGATCTCATTTCCGGCAAGAGGGATTGCCTCAAGTAGTAGGAAGATGCTGAGAGTTGCGGTTAGAACAACAATGCCGATTTGAACTACATCGGTCCAAATCACCGCTTTTATTCCCCCAGACGTGGTGTAGACTAGTCCGATTATGCCAAAAAGTACGATTGCGGTTACGAGATCTCCAGCCGTGGTTTTACCGGTGAGTATCAATGCAAATGCTATTGCGGCAATGAATAGTCGAGCCCCTGAGGCGAGCAGCCTTCCAATTAGAAACATGAAGCTAGCTGCCATCTGGGCTGTTAAGCCGTACCGTGATCCTAGGTATCCGTAGACGGTTGTCGTTCCGGCTCGATAAAGCGGCGGGAGAAACATCCTTGCTACTAAAAAGGCTGATATGATCCCGCCAATATTAAGTATCACATAGGTTAGGTCTCCTCCGTAGGCGAGTTGTGGGACGCTGACAAAAGTCGCTGCACTCAAGGTAGTAGCAAGCACCGACAACGCGACAGCCCAAGAAGGCATATCTCGATCTCCCAAAAAGAAACTTTCTCTTGTGTGTTGGTTTCGTGAGGTCAGGTATCCTATTATAACCAGCAGAAGCAGGTAAGCCCCGACAACTATCCAGTCGAAAGCGGAAAAGATTCCTACGCCAATTCTCATGAGTGAGTGGTCTCGGATGTGCAGTCTACGCAATAGCAAGTTGACGAGTCCGGAAAGGCAGGTTGATGGACTTAGAGAGCATCAATCTCCTTTCGTGCAAGGGGAAACCGGGCACGTGAGGATGCCGAAAGCAACTTCAATCGAACTGTTTCCCGAAAATTGATCGACCGATTTCGTTGGCATATGCGTAATTTTATCTCTTGTTGGCATTGGGGTTTCCTAGTTTAGTTGCCTGCTTCTAGAGGCCTCCCTGCCCCAGGGTTTGTCTCAGAATACGACAAGCTGATTACTGTTAATATGAGCTATCAGGTTTGCACTCAAAAAAGTCTGGCCGCTTTACCAAAAGACGCTGTAGATTAGTCTAATCACTTTCAGAGATTGGTGGACAGTGAATTTCATTGTCTAATGCTATCGAATTTTTTTGCACGCGAGTATCTCAGACTCGATAGATATTGAAGAGTGGGACTTTAGGTAAACTGAACTTAGCCGAGCTCAACTATTTTATCCTTCAGGATTTGAGATTCTTTATTGAATGGACAGACGGGGCACCTCTGGCTCATAAGATCCTCTGATATGGCTAATTCCCCCCTAAAGATCGATTTATACAGTGACACAGTGACCCGTCCAACGCCTGGGATGCGCGACTTTATGGCGAAAGCCGAAGTTGGGGATGAACAAAAGAGGGAGGACCCGATGACGAGCGCTCTAGAAGATAGGGTTGCTGCTCTTTTGGGGAAGGAAGCGGCCATATTTCTTCCTTCCGGTACAATGTGCAATCAGATTGCAGTTCGGGTTCACTGCGGACCAGGAGATGAAATTATACTCGACCGAACCGCACATATAAGAAATTCAGAAGGCGGAGGAACTGCTGCACTCACTGGTGCTTCGATATACCCACTGGATGGAGAGCAGGGGATCTTTACCCCAGCTCAGCTACTTGGCGCCGTTCGGCCGATCAACAACCATTATCCGCGTTCCCGCTTGCTGGTGGTTGAGCAGACATCCAACGGGGGTGGCGGCTCGATCTGGCCGATAGAGGTGATTGAGAAAGTCTGTTTGCTCGCAAATGCGCATGGGTTAAGCTGCCATATGGACGGAGCAAGGCTTCTTAACGCAGTGAGTGCGACTCGAATTGGAGCCGAGGATTACGCTGCTTTCTTTGACTCCGTTTGGATTGACTTTAGTAAAGGCCTTGGTGCTCCAGTAGGGGGGGCCCTGGCTGGCAGCCGGGACTTTGTCGAAGAAGCTTGGCGCTGGAAACATCAATTTGGGGGGGCAATGAGACAGTCAGGAATTATTGCTGCCGGTGCACTCTATTCTCTCGAAAACAATGTGGCTAGGCTGTCCGAGGATCATGAGAATGCGCGCCTGTTGGCCAATGGACTAAGAGAAATCGAAGGTATCGAAGTCGAGCCGGTAGCAACAAACATGGTTTTTTTCGATGTTGGGGGCCTTAATCTAACGGCCCAGCAGTTTAATGAACGGTTGCTGGAAGCCGGTCTTCGTGTTTCAACCCCCGCTTCCACACGTTGCCGAGCAGTCACCCATCTTGATATCTCAAGGGCTCAAATTGAGGAGGCAGTGAAGATCATAAAAAAGATAGCGTTAGGTAAATGAGGTTAACGACGCAATTGAGAGACATGCTCAGAATAAAACCGGATCATTGCTCTCTATATTAAACTGGGTTTCTACAATCCTCTCTCATTGGGTTACAGCGAAAAAAAACGACCGGGGCGGTCTCAATGAGCAATTCTTTTCTTTGATTCCGCATTTTGACTTCGAATTTGACTATGCCTCGGTCGGGCTTGCTTTTGGAGCGCCTTGCTTCCGTGACTTTGGCCACAAGGGCAACTTTGTCACCAGGACGCATAGGATTTGGCCAACGGATGTAGTCGATACCGGGAGAGCCGAGGCAGGTAGAATTTAGGATAAAAGAATCGGCCATGAGGCGCATCGAGATCGCGCTAGTATGCCAGCCGCTGGCAATGATGCTATCGAAGATCGAGGGGGTATTCCCCTCTTTGCCAGTGTGAAACGACTGAGGATCGTACTGGTGGGCGAATTCGAGAATCTCTTGGACTTCTACACGCCTTTGAACAGATTGGAATTCGCGGCCGACATAAAAATCTTCGAAGTACAGAATCATCGGTGAGGCTAAAGGGTGAATCCTAGGAGGAAAACCATAAAAGAGGAAAGAAATTGATGTTGAGAGTCAAAGACATATCATGGCTTCGACTTTCAATGTGGTGCTAGATCGCCTAGAGAATATTAATAGTTTAGTTCGAGCGATCAAAGATGAAAGATTTGCCGGCAGGAAGCGGGGCAAGCCGCTCTAGTACATGACGACGAGGATACTAGAGAAAGGGTCGATGCCTCGAAAATACAAGTGATGGAGGAGCAGAGGAAAGCCAGAGTTGATAAGTGGCTTTGGGCGACTCGGATTTTCAGATCGAGGTCCCGGGCGACTCAGGCCTGTCAGTTTGGTGATGTTTTGGTGAGGGGTAAGCGGGTGAAACCCTCACAAATAATCAGGGTAGGCGATATAGTGGAGGTAAATCGGGACGGATGGGTTCGGCAGATGAAGGTGGTTACCCCAATTGAGCAGAGGGTAGGAGCGAAACCGGCAGAAAATTGCTTTAAAGAGCTTGGTCCAAAGGCAGGTCCGAAGAATCGAGTGAGACAAATCGAGGAAGGAATTGCGTTCCGAGATCAGGGAGTTGGAAGACCCACTAAAAGGGACCGAAGAGAATGGGAGAGGAAGGTGAACTTTGGACAATAGACAGTCGATTATGATATGGCGGATTTGTTACTGGTTCCCTCTGGACAGACGGAGAATATTGAGGAAGTTTATTCCTACATGAACACCGATGGCATAGAAAAGAGTATCAGTCCAGAGGCATAAGGCGCCGAGAAACAGTCCTATTAGAAGAGCCGATAAAGGCCAAAAAAGCCAGGCCCGATTAGGAGGAATGTGAGCAGCACCAAAGATCAATGAGGAGACTATAAGACCGGTTTCATTGAGAAGCCATTCCCGAAAAAAGAGTTCTTCGGCAATTCCGCTACATAGGGCAATCAGGAAAATTTGGCGGTGATTTAATAGGCCAAACAATGCCTCGAGATCCCTCAGGTTTCTTTGTAGTGTTCTCCATTTCTTAACAGAAAAAATTGAGGCCAAATGGACAATTAGGATGACAGATATAGAGAGGGAGGTAGGTCCCAACCAATCTCGACTGGGGAGATAGCTTGGTTGGTAAAAGTCCGGCGAGGTGTTTACTCGAAGGGAAATCAGAATCACTTCCGACAGTTAGAATCATTCGCTTTTAACAAATAGTAACTATAGGAGGATGATAGAGGTTTGACTTTAGAAGAGAACAAAAACGGTATCGGTGTGTGGAAGCAAAATCACGAATAGACGCACTAGCACTCCTGCTGGAATATACTAAGAGTGATAGTTTGATCAAGCATAGTCTTGCAGTGGAGGCAGCTCTCATATGGTACGCCTGCTATTTCAACGAGGACCAGGTATTATGGGGCAACACCGGTCTGCTTCACGATTTTGACTATGAGCAGAATCCTGATTGTAGTGAGGCTGGGCATCCCTTTGTCGGATGTGCGATATTGAGAGAACAAGGGTATCCTAGGGATATGATTGAAGCTATTTTAGGCCACGCCACTTATTCTGGAGTCTCGCGCAGAACCTTACTAGCGAAAACGCTTTTCGCTTGCGATGAATTGGCTGGTTTGATCGGAGCCTGTGTCCTGATTCGACCGGATCGATCGATTCATTCTTTGGAAGTGAAATCAGTACGTAAAAAGATGAGGGATAGTTCATTCGCGCGGGCTATCAATAGAGAAGATATCGTTACAGGTGCCGAGGAACTGGGAATTGAAATGAGCGAACACATTGAAAATGTGATTAAGGGGATGAGGATGATAGCTACAAGGACAGACAGGTAGAAGTTAGTCGATTTCCTGGGTCTATCGCTCGCTAGGGAAAAGATAGCTTTTTTATTTTTGAAAGTTTACTGATTGAGATAGAGTTCCGTAGCTAAGTGGTGGCGAATAGAGGTTTAATACTGGGTGAATCCAACCTGTTTATAATGTCCAAACTCTGGAATTGTCTGTTGGCGGGAATGACATTCAGTATACCCGGAAGAATTCTAGTGAGTACGAGTAAAAAGTTGCCCAGGAATATAGCAAAAACAATGATCCGAGTAGATACCGCTGTCCGGTCCTGGGAAGAATCGATTTGCTCGGATGGGGTTTTTCATCGAAATTGTCACCATGAGTTCTGAAAAATCTGTTGTTTTGACTGCCTGTCAACCTACCGGGCGACTCCATCTTGGCAATCTTCTTGGGGCAATCAGAAACTGGGCCGACATGCAAGATGACTATGAATGCTATTTCCCCATTGTTGATATGCATGCCATAACTCTGAAATACGATCCGGCTGAATTGCGGCGAGGTACGATGGACTGTGTTGCGGAGTATATGGCCTGTGGGCTTGATCCCCGGAAATGCCATATCTTCGTGCAGTCTCAAGTAAGAGGGCATGCCGAACTGGCCTGGATTCTAGGGTGCCTGGTCCCGATTGGGCAGCTGCACCGAATGACTCAGTTCAAAGAGAAATCAGCGAATATGGACGGAGCTTCGATTGGCTCCGGATTGCTCAACTATCCAATACTTATGGCCGCGGACATACTCCTCTACAATGCAGATGTTGTCCCGGTGGGAGAAGACCAAAAACAGCACCTTGAATTGACTCGCGATGTGGCTGAAAAATTTAATCGGAGTTACTCAGAAACATTCAAGTTACCAGAGCCCTATATACCTAAGACTGGTGCCAGGATCATGTCCTTACAAGAGCCCGATCGTAAAATGGCTAAGTCGGACCCTAATGAGAATGGAGTAGTTTTTTTGCTTGATCCTCCTGGGATCACGAAGAAGAAAATCATGAGTGCGGTGACAGACTCGGGTCGGGAGATTGTCGCTCGCAAGGACAAGCCAGGCATCACAAACTTGTTAACAATCATGAGTTGCGTGACAGGTCGATCGATTGGCGAATTAGAGAGTCGATTTGAAGGAAGCGGTTATGGCGAGTTCAAGCAGGCTGTTGCGGATGCAGTGGTTGATCGTCTGATACCCATACAGGACAATCACACTCGACTAGTCTCAAATCGCGAGCACTTGGAGTCTGTATTGGCTGAAGGAAAAACTGCGGCACAGAAGAGAGCTACAAAGATTATACGGACCGTTTACAGAAAAGTTGGATTTCTCGAAGATTTCAGCTTTAGTTGATTTGGGTTGCGGCATCAGCAACATAACTCTTAAAAGGTTCTTCCCGTAGGAAATCGCCTTAGAACGAATCAGCTCCTGGAAATGAAACTCTCTTCTTTACCTTCGCTTTCTAAATGGCCCTTCATATTAGGCGATCTAGTTATCATTGGGATCGCCTTTTTGGTAGCGGTTTTTGCTCCTAAGCCGTATAATGCCATCACTGCGTCTTCCATAATATTGTGTGGGACCATTGGGATTCTGATTTTTTTCGCGCCCTTTGTAATTGAGTATATATCTAAGCTTTGGGTGGCCAAGAAGAGCTACGAAGAGACAATAGAGGATCAATTCGACGGTCTTGTGAAAACTGCTGCCGAGATTGATCAAGTGGTTCAGGTTCTATCTGGGCTCGCGAAGAACCATAGTTTTAGCGCCGAAAGGATAAGAGATTTCGATACTCAACTTGAGGAACGTTTGTCCCGGATCGAAAGTAAGGTTAATACGGTGGCTGATGCTTTTGATCAGAAAATCGATCGTTTCTTGAAAAGGTTGGAGGATAAAGAAAACGACGAAGTGAAAAATCTGGTTACGGAAATTGGACAGATGATCGAAAGGCACTCTAACTTGCTGGGCAATAAGGAGGATTCTAGCATCGAACCAGAAATGATCCCTGATCTTCTTGAACCTGAAGGGGATAGCGTGCCGGCGGAGACAGAATTGTCCAGTGTCCCGGAGGGGGCAATGGATTCGATAAACAATGAAGATGCCTCCGTTGAAAGCGATTCAGAGCTGGAGTTCGGGGAGGAAGAGATCTTGCAGGTCGATACGGAATCCGAATTGCTCGTCCCTTTTAAAACCCTGGCGGCTAATGCCTCTTCCCTTAGCTTGGTGGCGGTTGTTAATGTTGGTATCGGCAACACTCTCTTTGTTCGAGGAGATGGACCAGGTCTCAGCTGGACAGAAGGAGTCCCGATGAAGTTCTTAGAAATAGGAAAGTGGGAGTGGTCTATCGACAACGCAGATGAGCCGGCTGTGATTCAAATCTTTAAGAATGACGAGATCTCAGCATTTGGAGAGGAGATTAATGTTGGGTTAGGGGAAAGAGTTGAAGTTCACCCAAAATTCCCGACTTAGAAGGCTTCTGAAACAAGTTGGATAGACTACTTTAATGTGCACTTATTAGCACGTCAGGATTTTGGGAAAAGCAGATTCTAGTCTTATAGGCCTGGAAATTATGTGGGAAAAACTAATTAGAATGATTTTGGTTAATTAGTTCGGATATATCTACTTTGTTTGGATCTGAAGGCCTTTATCGGAAGTTCTGTATTACTGAGTTGCCCATAATTCCTTGGACCGCCTAGCCAACACTCAGGCTTGGTGAGCTTTGGATTTCATAATTTGTCTCCGTGCCGGAAGAAAAAGTGCAAAAAAGGCGGCGAGGATTGGAAGGAGAGCGAGGAATTGTAGAGCGTTGGCAAGACCAAAACGATCCGCGAAGAAACCGACTAGGGGAAGACTTAACGCTGCGAGTCCCCAGCTAAATCCAAGAGGAATACTCGATGCAAAGGCAGCGTTTTCCGGAGCCACTTCCTGAGCGAGTGCGACCAGTATCGAATTCGAAGCCATGATACCCAAACCACCGAGGGTGAGCCAAAAATAGCTGACAAGTCCTTCAGTTTGGAGATAGGCGAAAAGGGTAGGCGATGCCATAAAAATAGAAATCCAAACAATCGCTTTGGAATTCCGCGGGTTGGCTAGATAACCTGCAAGAAGACTACCTGACACTCCGGCAAAGTTGTAAATAGCGAGAATCATTCCGCCTTCTACGAGGGATAGCCCACGGTCATTAGCAAGTTGAGTTATGTAGAATCCAAATCCTACAAAGGTGATAGTTCGTAATACGACCACAATGGCTATTAGGGAGAGAGGACTCGCGGATCGACGAATGGATTGTAAAAGAGAGTGAAAACTGACACGAGCGGTTGATGCATTTTCTAATGGTACATAAAGTGATACGATCAGGACAGCGCATACCCCAGGAAGGCTTAGAAAGAAGAGTGAACGGATCCCAAAGGACTCAACAAACAGGGGTATCCAGAGGGGCGAGAATACGATGCCCAAGGTTCCGCCAAAAGTGAAAAGGGCGATCCCAAATGCACGGCGATCAGCGCTGAGGTCACCCGCCAAAGAAAATGCTTGAGGATGAAACGCGGCGACTCCTAAGCCCCCAAGTGCAAGAAAGACTGCCAAGGTCAGGTAGTTTGAAGCGAGGCCTAATAAAGGAACAAAGATCGCGGCTAAAAGGGCACCCCCAAGAATAAGGTTACGACGGCGCATACGGTCTCCCCATATGCCCATAAAGGGCTGGGTCAAATTGCACATCGAAAGGATCGTTCCTAGAAAGCCGGCCATTGCGAGTTGAAGGTCGAGCCTTTCAATGATTAGAGGAAGGATCGGCCACAACATGGTGGCGTAGAAGTCGACGCAAAAATGGGAGAGACTGAGAAGAAGAAGACGGATTCTTTGCACAGGCTAAAAGCTTATCGGACTTAGTTCCTGGAATATAATGCAATAGGTAAATCTCGTTTGATGGGTGCCTAGCAAGAGAAAACTGTTGGATCGAATTTGGTTGAGGTATATAAAGGATGACTTTGGTCTGAGATAAAACGATGTTGCCAAGATTAAAATCAGCGGTCTCCAACCTAGAAGAGATACTTGATTGTTTGGCGAACTTGTACGAGAATTGCCAAGACTGGATATTTTATGAGAGATCCCTATTTGCAAAGGAACTTCAACTTAAGACAGTTACGCTGAGTGTATGAAAAACAAGTCGATTCGGATTTTGGTGGTGGGGCTTGGTCGGATGGGGTGTTCTCACTTGAGGGCCTATGTGAATCTGGAGGGGTTTGAAGTGGTGGGCTTGTGCAAGCGATCTTGGAACAAGGTTGATCATCTACCTGCTGAGGTGGATAAAGTACCTCGGTTTGAGTATTTTGAGGAAGCGCTAGAACGACTGAAGCCGGATGCAGTTTCGATCAACACTTTCACTGATACCCACGCAGATTACTCAATCAAGGCGATTGAAGCAGGAGCGCATGTCTTTGTGGAAAAGCCTTTAGCGGAGACGATTAGAGATGCAGCGCGGGTTGTGGAGAGAGCAAAGGCTGCGAAAAGACAGGTTGTGGTCGGCTACGTTCTTAGGCATCACCCTTCGTGGTCCAAACTGGTTAAACTTGCGCGAAACCTCGGGAAACCGTTGGTGATGCGAATGAACCTCAATCAACAGAGCAGTGGCGAAGAGTGGAAGTGGCACAAGAACTTAATGGAAACGCTCTCGCCGATCGTCGATTGTGGCGTGCACTATGTCGATATCATGTGTCTGATAACGGGTGCTAAACCAATCCGAGTCCATGGGGTGGGCGCACGTCTTTCTAATGAGATTGCACCGGATATGTACAATTTCGGACACTTCAACGTCGCTTTTGACGACGGATCAGTGGGATGGTATGAAGCAGGCTGGGGTCCCATGATCAGCGAAGAGGCCTTTTTCGTTAAAGATATCATGGGACCAAAGGGTAGCGTCAGTATAAGTCTTAAACCTGGAGCCGAGCACGGCGCGAGTGCGGACATGGAAACGCATACAAAAACGAGTTCAATCCGCTACCACCGTTCTGCGATGAACGCAGACGGAGATCTTTCTCACCAAGATGAGTGGATCGACACCGAGGATGAACCTCTCCACGATGAATTATGTGAGAGAGAACAGGAGTTTTTCCGCGATGCTATTTGGAATAATGCTGATTTAACCTCACACATGGAGGACGCAGTTAGTAGCCTCCGAATAGTTTTGGCGGCGGATGAATCAGTGCGAACGGGGAGAGTAGTGGAACTTTAAGAGGTAAAACTTTGGTTTCCCTAGCAATAAAATCGAAGACAGTGACATCGTAATTCTTCGTTAGGTGCTCGGACAAGAGTCTGGAGTACTGCAAGATTTCGTAAAGATCTACCGAATAAGATCCGAGACCTTAGCCCCAAGCGTACTGAATTATTAAAATTCTCTTTCGATAATTGAAGGTATTATTTACAGAACAACATTGTGGACACAAAAGGTGGGCTAAGTTCTTTGTGGCAGATTCCTAACTTTCCGGGACCAAAGCTATCAAAATCATACGAAGGGCTCCCAAGGCAGTAAGAGCAATAACAGCCGCGTCGAAGAGTTTTGGTTGGATGTGCGGGAGTGTCCATTTTCCTAGAAAAGCTCCCAAAGCGATGGCTGGGACGATTAATGCATTAAATCTGAGGGAGTGCCAGGTGATCATTCCGAGTCCTATGTAGAGAGGGATTTTTATCCCATTAATGATCAGATAGTACCAAGCGCCTGTTCCGATAAATTTCTCTTTGGAAAATCCCATGGCTAAAAGGTAAATACTCATAATAGGTCCCGCTACGTTTCCGACAGTAGTAGCGAAACCGGCGAGCCCGCCCATCATCAGAACGACTGACTTTTGGTTAGAAATGAAATGCCGGGAGATTTGTTGGCCTGCAAGATGTAAGCCCAAGAGCAACAGGATTAACCATCCCAATAGCGGAAGTAGAGTGGCGTTATTTAGCCACCATAGAACAAAGCCTCCAACAGTGATACCGGCAATAAGCCCCGGTATCAGACCAAGAAGTCGTGGCCAGTTGGCATGGTGCCTGTACCAAACTACGGAGAAAAAATCTCCCGTGAGTAGCATTGGGGCTAGAACCCCTACTGCTTCCTTGGGAGGGAAAATTATTACCAAGACAGGTACAACGAGAATTCCTAGGCCCGGAACTGCTGATTTTGAGAAGCCGACCATTAGGCCCGCCACGATAAAAATACTCCAGGATTGGATATCCATTATTTCGAGGTTATCGTCTGCGCCCTAGTTGAGAAGGTTCTCCCATTAATCAATTTTGACGACTACTAGAACCAAGACAGAGGGGTAGGTCTATGATGCAACTTCGCCGAGATAGCGAATACGGAGGAGAATTGTGGCATCGGGGATTTTCAGCTGGCTTTCGAGACGCGGCTTCGAACCCGGGTTCCCGCTTTCGCGCTCTTTCGGATCATGTCCATGAGTCGAGCGAAGCGGAGGCCAATTTCGGGTGGGCAGGGATTTTCAAGCTTACCTTGTCGAACGTGAAGAAACTGTTGCCAAACGCCAAGGGAGCGTCGAAAGGGCAGGGGTTTGTAATCGTTATCCGAAGCGGATCGGATCTTGAGATATTCTCCCCAAACTCCGATCTCGAGTATTCCTTCTCGGCCGAAAAGGCGAATATTTCCAATACAGGAGATGCTATCTCCAAAACCACCGAGCGAGAAGACAACTCCGTTGCGGAACCGCCCCGAGATTGTAGAATTTATTTCCACTGGGGCACCAGAGTTGTCGAGCAAGGCGGAAACTTCGGCTACTTCGTCGCCGATGATGTCAACGACTGTGTTGATCATGTGGGATCCTGTGTCAAAGAGGAAGCCGCCTCCCGATATTCCCGAATTTTGGCGCCATGTGCCTTTAGTGATAGTTTTCCATTTCTGGTGTACGGATGCCGCAACTCCGGTGACTTCGCCAATCCTTCCAGCGGCTATCATTTTCTTTGCTTTGTGAGTAGCAGGAGAAAGGCTGCCTGGAAAGGCTACAACGAGGATTCTCCGGGCTTTATCACGCACTCGAATGAGCTGACGGGCCTCGTTGGTATTCATAACCATCGGTTTTTCCAAAAGAACGTCGAGACCGGCGTTAAGACAATCCCGAGCGTTTTCGAAATGAAATTTATGCGGGGTGACGATAAAGGCGGCATCCGGGCGACTTTCATTTTCGAGCAATTCTGAAATCGTGTGATAAAATGGGGGAGATGTTTTGCCGTTCGACCTAAAAAGCTCGCGCGTAATTTTCCTCTGTTCTTCGCTGGTTTCCACCATCGCTTGAATTTGGGTGGTTCGCGGTTGTTTTAATATCTGGGAGATGTGATGGCGCGCCATGCCGCCGGTACCCACCAATATAGCATTAATTTTGGGCATAGTCTTGTTTGTTGGGCTGTTCAACTTAGCAACTAGGTATCGCTGTTTTCATGAATACAGGTTTCCCAAGAACTGGAAACGAAGAGCAACTTATAGTGCAATATCTTTTTCTAAATTTAACGAACGAAGACGGTATATTACCTTTCACTCCGAGCTAACGCGGCTCTGAAAGGCTCCAATTACGAAAGCACATGGATTGCTCCATTACTGAAATTCGTGGGAAAATCGCAGAGTTATGGATCTCTAACGGGACCGATGTTAGAGATTTCTGGATTGTGCTCGCAATAAAATATGCACAGGTATACTGTCCTTCTCCTTCCCAAGGAACAAGTATTTCTGATTGAATGTTGTTCATTCGGGATCCCGAGATTTTCCAGACTGCCTGGTACTAGAAATGGATAAGAACAGCATTGCTGATATTTTCCGTGATGTGGGAGTGCTTCTTGAGCTGAAAGGAGAGAACGCATTTAAGATCCGAGCCTATCAATCTGGTGCTCGAACTCTTGAAAGTCTGGAGGAAGAACTTTCGGTTTTAATTGCGGAAGACCGTCTAACGGATGTTAAAGGAATTGGGAAGGCATTAGCGGATAAAGTCTGCATACTTCACGGAGAAGGGGTTCTTCCATTTTATGAGGATTTGAGAGCATCTGTTCCGGATGGGCTAATCAACATGCTGGAAATTGCCGGCTTGGGAGCCAAGAAAATCAGAGCATTGTATGAGGCCTTGGGAGTTGATTCAATTGAGAAATTGGAAAAGGCTTGCCGGGAAGGGAGAGTCGCGTCGATTGCGGGTTTCG encodes the following:
- the hslR gene encoding Heat shock protein 15, whose product is MEEQRKARVDKWLWATRIFRSRSRATQACQFGDVLVRGKRVKPSQIIRVGDIVEVNRDGWVRQMKVVTPIEQRVGAKPAENCFKELGPKAGPKNRVRQIEEGIAFRDQGVGRPTKRDRREWERKVNFGQ
- the ltaE gene encoding Low specificity L-threonine aldolase, which gives rise to MANSPLKIDLYSDTVTRPTPGMRDFMAKAEVGDEQKREDPMTSALEDRVAALLGKEAAIFLPSGTMCNQIAVRVHCGPGDEIILDRTAHIRNSEGGGTAALTGASIYPLDGEQGIFTPAQLLGAVRPINNHYPRSRLLVVEQTSNGGGGSIWPIEVIEKVCLLANAHGLSCHMDGARLLNAVSATRIGAEDYAAFFDSVWIDFSKGLGAPVGGALAGSRDFVEEAWRWKHQFGGAMRQSGIIAAGALYSLENNVARLSEDHENARLLANGLREIEGIEVEPVATNMVFFDVGGLNLTAQQFNERLLEAGLRVSTPASTRCRAVTHLDISRAQIEEAVKIIKKIALGK
- the fsr gene encoding Fosmidomycin resistance protein, producing MLWPILPLIIERLDLQLAMAGFLGTILSMCNLTQPFMGIWGDRMRRRNLILGGALLAAIFVPLLGLASNYLTLAVFLALGGLGVAAFHPQAFSLAGDLSADRRAFGIALFTFGGTLGIVFSPLWIPLFVESFGIRSLFFLSLPGVCAVLIVSLYVPLENASTARVSFHSLLQSIRRSASPLSLIAIVVVLRTITFVGFGFYITQLANDRGLSLVEGGMILAIYNFAGVSGSLLAGYLANPRNSKAIVWISIFMASPTLFAYLQTEGLVSYFWLTLGGLGIMASNSILVALAQEVAPENAAFASSIPLGFSWGLAALSLPLVGFFADRFGLANALQFLALLPILAAFFALFLPARRQIMKSKAHQA
- the trpS gene encoding Tryptophan--tRNA ligase, with the translated sequence MGFFIEIVTMSSEKSVVLTACQPTGRLHLGNLLGAIRNWADMQDDYECYFPIVDMHAITLKYDPAELRRGTMDCVAEYMACGLDPRKCHIFVQSQVRGHAELAWILGCLVPIGQLHRMTQFKEKSANMDGASIGSGLLNYPILMAADILLYNADVVPVGEDQKQHLELTRDVAEKFNRSYSETFKLPEPYIPKTGARIMSLQEPDRKMAKSDPNENGVVFLLDPPGITKKKIMSAVTDSGREIVARKDKPGITNLLTIMSCVTGRSIGELESRFEGSGYGEFKQAVADAVVDRLIPIQDNHTRLVSNREHLESVLAEGKTAAQKRATKIIRTVYRKVGFLEDFSFS
- the sglT_2 gene encoding Sodium/glucose cotransporter; amino-acid sequence: MRIGVGIFSAFDWIVVGAYLLLLVIIGYLTSRNQHTRESFFLGDRDMPSWAVALSVLATTLSAATFVSVPQLAYGGDLTYVILNIGGIISAFLVARMFLPPLYRAGTTTVYGYLGSRYGLTAQMAASFMFLIGRLLASGARLFIAAIAFALILTGKTTAGDLVTAIVLFGIIGLVYTTSGGIKAVIWTDVVQIGIVVLTATLSIFLLLEAIPLAGNEIYAVLRDYQGQDKLRILDFRFQLDLSFTIWTGIIASTFVSTSAYSVDQDMVQRMLTTRGSHEAGRSLIISILVGIPVVCLFLFIGLLLSIYYGRPDLMGCEAPFDFLEDTKGVFPYFILNHLPVGLKGLAMAGLLAAAMSSFDSAVNAMASSVLADLYEPWKKKVLLRTELNLSKSNSRGDLHAFSLSLSAPRTAVVLMGILLILFAVLAVYLQSMGSKTLIDFALGVMAFANAPLLGIFSAAIFTKRGNSQSVIIALVIGCFLVLLLQPYTLPRWFDLTPIAWPWWWVVVSPVSYLVCIAGNPRLLSKGDTIP